Genomic window (Leeia aquatica):
CTGGGTCGGGATGAGTCCACTGGAGCGCAGCCACTACATCGCGACGGAGCTGTTTCCGGTGTTTGCCCGCTTTCCCACCGTGATGATGCGCTTCTTTGATGGCGAGTATTACTCGCCCCAGGTGTGTGACGTGGTGATGCTGGAGACCAATGATCTGCCGGCCTATCACGCGCTGCTGGATGCGCTGGCGGCGTCCTCGCTGTCGGAGATGTGTGGCATCAGCCACATCATTCCGACGGTGGAGAGCAGCATGGAGAGTTATGAGGCCATGCCGGTCAGTTCAGAACAGCCCTTCTCGCTGGAAGAGAGTGTATGAAGCGCCGGATGATCAGTACCGCCAGCCTTGGCGGCGGAACCAGAATGCGACTACCCACAGCGGCCCGATCAGCAAGAACTGGACGTCTTGAAAGAAAGAGGGTTTCTTGCCTTCGAGCTTATGCCCGTAAAATTGCGCAATCCAGCTCAGCACAAACACGGCGGCCGCAATGGCTGCGACGGGCGCGCCTAGCGCTGCCAGCCCCCACCACGCTGCCAGCATGAGTGCGGTCATGATCGCCATGGCCAGAAACAGGGTGGGTGAGAGCCGCCAGTAGAACAGCAACGCCAC
Coding sequences:
- a CDS encoding darcynin family protein — translated: MFRHTYFLHLKPTVRWVGMSPLERSHYIATELFPVFARFPTVMMRFFDGEYYSPQVCDVVMLETNDLPAYHALLDALAASSLSEMCGISHIIPTVESSMESYEAMPVSSEQPFSLEESV
- a CDS encoding Mpo1 family 2-hydroxy fatty acid dioxygenase, whose protein sequence is MQPVQLWLDQYGCSHQNPVNKRIHWLCVPLIMWSLLGLLWLLHVPGLPLLNGAVVLMAVALLFYWRLSPTLFLAMAIMTALMLAAWWGLAALGAPVAAIAAAVFVLSWIAQFYGHKLEGKKPSFFQDVQFLLIGPLWVVAFWFRRQGWRY